The genomic DNA CTTTGATTTGGAGGCGATCAAGAATAAAACTAAAGAAGCTTTGACGATTATCGCTGAGCTTCGCGGTTAAGTTAATCAATTATTTGAGGCCTGAGCACTTTTTGTGCTTGGGCTTTGTTTTGTGTCAGCAGTACGTGTTTTGCTAATTGGTTACTTTCTGACACTAAAGTATCTTAGGGATTTTTTCTTGGGAGAAATCCAGCCCTTCATCCCCTGTACCAATATCGTGGATCAATCAAGGTGGCCAGCCATCTTTTTTGCCCAATTTTTAACAATATTTACTTTAGATTTCATGAAAAGCTTTTTCTCAAAGTTATCCATGACCCTTTTTCTTGCCGCAGCCTTGGGGACTGTGCAGGCGAAAAATGTGGTTGTCAAGGATATGAATGCGTTGAAAGACGCCACCAAATCTGCCGTAGCAGGTGATACCATCTCGTTGGCCTCTGGCCGATGGACCGATGCCAAAATTAAGCTTGATCTTCAGGGTACGCCAAAAGCGGGTATCGTTGTTCAGGCGGAAGAATCAGGAAAAACCATTTTGGTAGGCAACTCTTCTTTGGAGATGGCTGGAGAATACTTCACCGTAAAAGGTTTGGTATTTACTGATGGTTATGCACAAGGCCGTGTGGCGGTTCGTTTCAAAATCGGAAACAAAGTAGCCAAACACGTTCGCATGAGCGAGGTCGTGATCGACCACTACAACCCTGCTGACCGTTTCGAAAAAACTTCTTGGGTAGAACTTTACGGACAACACAACGAAATCGATCACTGTTACTTCGGTGGTAAATTGAATGCCGGTGTATTGATGGCCGTAAAATTGAACAACGCAGAATCGCGTGAAAACTACCACCATATTCACAACAACGTATTTGGTTCCCGTCCAAAATTGGGATCAAACGGTGGTGAGACTTTGCGTGTAGGTACTTCTACTTACTGTACCAAAACTTCAGGTACACAAATTGAAAACAACATCTTCGATCACTGTTCTGGTGAGGTAGAGGTTGTTTCGATCAAATCTTCTGACAACGTAATCAAAGGAAACCTTTTCCGTGGTTGTGAAGGTGTAATGACGATGCGTCATGGTGACCGCAACCAAGTGTTGGGTAACTATTTCATTGGTTTGGGTGAGTCTAACAACAGCGGTGGATTGCGTATCATCAACGGTAATCACTTGATCAAAGGCAACTACTTCCAAAATTTGGGTGGTCGTCGTTTCTTCGGCCCATTGGCGGTAATGAATGGGGTACCTAACTCATTGGCGAACCGTTACATCCGTGCTCACGATGTGAAAATCGAAGATAACCACGTATTCAATTGCCCTCACGTAGAATTGTGTGTTGGATCTGACCGCGAGCGTACACAAACGCCTGATCATATCCTTTTCAAAAACAACACTTTCTATAACCCTAACGAAGGAGATATCTTCACTAAATTGGATGATATTTCTGGCTTCACTTTCAAAGGAAACAAGTACGTGAATAACGGTTTCAAAGTGAAGGAAAAAGGCATGAAAGCCATTCCTGCTGATACTTACCACAAAACTAAAGAAGGTTTGTGGGCAAGCAAAAACTTTACGCCTGAGTTGCCTGTAAAAGACAACGAAGCGGGACCACAATGGTACACACCAATCTCTGACGCCATTGTTTTGACGGACAAGCACGTAAAAGTAGCTTCTTTTGATGAATTGACTTCAGCGATCAAAAATGCCGAAGACGGTGAAACCATCGAGATCACGGCTCCTGAAATTCACTTTGCTGATGGTATCCACTTGACGCACTTCGTAAACATCGTTTACAAAGGTGAAGGTCACTCAATGTTCCGTTATTTGGCGAATGCCAACCAAAAGCCATTCTTCACCATCGAGAACGGTGGTAGCCTTAAAGTTTCAGGCATTACCTTCAACGGTCGTTCAGATACAGGTATCGTAAAAGCGGGGATCAGTACGTCTACTTCTCCAATGATCAAACACTACTCATTGGATGTAACAGACTGTACATTCCAAAACTTCGACGGTTCCGACTTCTGTGCATTCCGCGCTTACACTTCTACTTTCGCTGATGAAATTACTTTCAAAAACTGTTTGTTCACTAACATCTCAGGTGTGGCGTTGAACATCAACGGTCAAACAGAGAAAAAAGGACGTTACAGCGCTGAAGAAGTAACCATCGAGAACTGTACTTTCGATAAAGTAATGACTGGTGCGATGGAAATTACACGTATGGGTAATGACGAATCAACGACTGGCCCTTCAGTGAAATTGAAAAACTGTGACTTCATCGAAACAGGTAATAAAGAGCTGGGTTCTGCCGTATTGTTGTGGGGTGTTCAGCAGTTGGATATCGACGGACTGTTCTTCTACAACTCTGGTGCTTCAGGACGTACAATCCGCTTCGAAGATCCATTGTGGGCAGTTTCTAAAATCGACAATATCTTATCGATCAACGCTGGACGTATCGAATCTTACTACAAACGTAAGGGCGAGCACGTTTACGAAGTGAACAAGAAAATGAACCGTGAGGAAGCGATGAAGTTGAAAACCAACAACGAATTCGGTGGTTCTTTCGGAACAAAATAAAATATTCCGCTGTCCCATTTGCCAAATATGAGTCAGCTCAGGAGGAAAAAGATTGCGCCATGCATTGCGGTGCAGGTGCTCTTTTCCAGTCCTGTTAAATTACTGTTGGATGAATTGATCATAGCATGGGTCCCTTAAAAAATACAATGGCCACCCGCACAGGGGGTTATTAAAATGTCTTTCCTTAATGCTATGTATCTTGGCCCTTCCTGATTTTTTCAGCGAAGGGCTTTTTCTTTTCCTATCGTTTGTCAGGGGAAAATTGATTATTTTACAGGCAACCAACAGAAAAGGAGTTCTACAATGAGCAAGGAAACGCTTTCGATACAGATAAAAAACATGGTTTGTCCGCGGTGCATTATGGCGGTCTCGGATTTACTGCAACAACTTCAAATCAATTATCAGGAGGTTGGGCTGGGGACGGTGCTACTTGCTGATCAACTTTCAGCATCACAAACCGAGGCGTTGGCTTCAGGGCTGAAGGATTTGGGCTTTGAGTTACTTTCTTCGCGAAATGCAAAACTGATTGCACAGCTCAAACAGCTGATTATCGAAAAAATACACCATCAGGAAGAAGAAATGACCGCAAACTGGTCAGACTTTCTCTCTGCCAAACTCGGGCATACTTATTCAGTACTGACGAAGTTGTTTTCTGCAACAGAGGGCATCACGATTGAAAAATATATTCTCAAACAAAAGATCGAGATGGTCAAGGAATACCTCATTTACGATGAGCGGTCGTTATCGGAAATTGCCCATCAGTTAAATTACAGCTCGGTCGCTTACCTTTCGGCACAATTCAAAAAGGAAACAGGCATGACGCCCACACAATTCAAACAACTCGATCGGCCAAAACGCAGCGGCATCGATGAATTATGAGGCAATCGCTATTTTTTTATCCACCTTATTGTTTTTTTATTTCAGGCGGATAAGGGTTTGGCATTTAGTAAGCTAAGCTGGGGTGGGCGCCGTGTTCCGTGAAAAATCCGCCATATCCTACATCAATAGTAGGGATATTTTTAGTGAGGCATTAAACTTTTTTGGCGCAACTGCATCCAATCATAGTGTATGAACCTAACTAATATCCTATGAAAACTTTTAATGCCGTTCTGTTTACCCTTATTATAGGCTTTTTAATGGCCTGCTCTGATGGCGCAAATGATGTTGCTGATATTATGGATCCTGATGCCGATCAGGAAATTCCAGCAGTTTATGAGAAAATATATGGGGCTTCCCGACTGATGCTCGATGGCGACTTTATTGTGATCAAAACCACAGGAATGCCAGATCATAAAAGCGTTTATTATCCTACAACAAGTGATTTATATGAGCCCTTCAGTGGAACGACATTTGAGGGCTATACCTTTCAGAAAAATCCCAATACCATTGCTTCTTTTGATTATACTTTTCGAATTCCGCTGAATCCTGAAAAGGCCGACCGACATGCGCCTACACCTCTTGGTGCGATTGGGGTCTCGTTGAATGGGGTGCCATTTTTCAATCAGTATGCGGGACCAAATCAGCCTTTAACCGATGAATACAAAAGCTTTGACCAGTATTTGGGCCACCCGACTGGAAACGGGACTTTTCATTATCATGTAGAGCCCACTTACCTGACCACCGTAACGGCTTACAAATCTGCTTTGCTGGGCTTTTTGCTGGACGGTTTCCCTGTTTATGGGCCTGAGGAAAATGGTGCCGCCGTGGAGAACCTTGATGAGTTTCATGGGCATTCCCACGTAACGGCTGATTTCCCCGAAGGGATCTACCATTACCATGTGACCAATGAGGCACCTTACATCAACGGGAATGGGTTTTATGGTCAGGCAGGAACGGTCAGTCAGTAATGAACCGATTAATTTTATGGTGCCTGTTGGTTTTTTCCTGTAGCCCCACCAAAGAGGCGGCGACAGGAACGGAGCCTTACACGGGGCCGAACGCAATCCGACGGTCGGCCTTAACCACCACCACGCATGATGATCGTGCCTACTATCAGGGGCAGCCTTTTTCAGGGAGCGTCTATGATTTGAGTATGGAAGCAGATACTGTTTTCAAGGGTGAATATCAGGAAGGGCGTCCGCATGGGTTGGTGCAAAAATGGTACGAGAGTGGGGAGCGGCAGGAGTGTCGTTATTTTTCAGACGGGCTGAAAGATGGCCCGCAGGTGGCCTTCTGGAAAAATGGAAACAAATGTTTTGAGTATACTGCTGAGCGGGAAATTTATCAGGGGAAGTTGCAGGAGTGGAATGTGGACGGTCAGTTGATTCATCTTGCACATTATAAAGATGGGCAGGAAGAAGGGGAACAAAAATTATGGTATGACAATGGAAAAATCAGAGCGAATTATGTTATCATCAATGGTAGAAGGTACGGCTTGCTGGGGACGAAAAACTGCGTTAATGTATCGGACAGTCTGGCTGTTAATCAGTAGCCTATTGCTGTGGTCGTGCCAAAGTGGAGCGGAAAAAACCGTGGAGGCATCGACGATGTTGCCCTATTATAATGAGCCCACTTTCACACCTCTATTTTTGTCGGCTCCAGAAGAGATTGAAGCAGGAATTACCCATAAAATCAGTCCGTTTAAATTACTGAATCAGGACAGCCTGCTGTTGGATCAGCATTGGATTGAGGGAAAAATTCATGTGGCCAGCTTTATTTTTACGACCTGCGGA from Persicobacter psychrovividus includes the following:
- a CDS encoding YHYH protein, which gives rise to MKTFNAVLFTLIIGFLMACSDGANDVADIMDPDADQEIPAVYEKIYGASRLMLDGDFIVIKTTGMPDHKSVYYPTTSDLYEPFSGTTFEGYTFQKNPNTIASFDYTFRIPLNPEKADRHAPTPLGAIGVSLNGVPFFNQYAGPNQPLTDEYKSFDQYLGHPTGNGTFHYHVEPTYLTTVTAYKSALLGFLLDGFPVYGPEENGAAVENLDEFHGHSHVTADFPEGIYHYHVTNEAPYINGNGFYGQAGTVSQ
- a CDS encoding chondroitinase-B domain-containing protein codes for the protein MKSFFSKLSMTLFLAAALGTVQAKNVVVKDMNALKDATKSAVAGDTISLASGRWTDAKIKLDLQGTPKAGIVVQAEESGKTILVGNSSLEMAGEYFTVKGLVFTDGYAQGRVAVRFKIGNKVAKHVRMSEVVIDHYNPADRFEKTSWVELYGQHNEIDHCYFGGKLNAGVLMAVKLNNAESRENYHHIHNNVFGSRPKLGSNGGETLRVGTSTYCTKTSGTQIENNIFDHCSGEVEVVSIKSSDNVIKGNLFRGCEGVMTMRHGDRNQVLGNYFIGLGESNNSGGLRIINGNHLIKGNYFQNLGGRRFFGPLAVMNGVPNSLANRYIRAHDVKIEDNHVFNCPHVELCVGSDRERTQTPDHILFKNNTFYNPNEGDIFTKLDDISGFTFKGNKYVNNGFKVKEKGMKAIPADTYHKTKEGLWASKNFTPELPVKDNEAGPQWYTPISDAIVLTDKHVKVASFDELTSAIKNAEDGETIEITAPEIHFADGIHLTHFVNIVYKGEGHSMFRYLANANQKPFFTIENGGSLKVSGITFNGRSDTGIVKAGISTSTSPMIKHYSLDVTDCTFQNFDGSDFCAFRAYTSTFADEITFKNCLFTNISGVALNINGQTEKKGRYSAEEVTIENCTFDKVMTGAMEITRMGNDESTTGPSVKLKNCDFIETGNKELGSAVLLWGVQQLDIDGLFFYNSGASGRTIRFEDPLWAVSKIDNILSINAGRIESYYKRKGEHVYEVNKKMNREEAMKLKTNNEFGGSFGTK
- a CDS encoding toxin-antitoxin system YwqK family antitoxin; translation: MNRLILWCLLVFSCSPTKEAATGTEPYTGPNAIRRSALTTTTHDDRAYYQGQPFSGSVYDLSMEADTVFKGEYQEGRPHGLVQKWYESGERQECRYFSDGLKDGPQVAFWKNGNKCFEYTAEREIYQGKLQEWNVDGQLIHLAHYKDGQEEGEQKLWYDNGKIRANYVIINGRRYGLLGTKNCVNVSDSLAVNQ
- a CDS encoding AraC family transcriptional regulator codes for the protein MSKETLSIQIKNMVCPRCIMAVSDLLQQLQINYQEVGLGTVLLADQLSASQTEALASGLKDLGFELLSSRNAKLIAQLKQLIIEKIHHQEEEMTANWSDFLSAKLGHTYSVLTKLFSATEGITIEKYILKQKIEMVKEYLIYDERSLSEIAHQLNYSSVAYLSAQFKKETGMTPTQFKQLDRPKRSGIDEL